In a single window of the Cucumis melo cultivar AY chromosome 11, USDA_Cmelo_AY_1.0, whole genome shotgun sequence genome:
- the LOC103502114 gene encoding F-box protein SNE yields MQKNHIPEQNEKKRKFLINDNLDILIEILKRLDGPSLGVATCVCRLWCTIARSESVWEQVCFRHVKSPLPSSVKTVVAALGGYKRLYMVSIRPVLSRLGYSDLVRRVWTQDEVQLSLSLFCVDYYERLTGSGRIGGDASALSLMFLCNTVNV; encoded by the coding sequence ATGCAGAAGAATCACATACCAGAGCAGAACGAGAAGAAACGGAAGTTCCTAATCAACGACAATCTCGACATTCTGATCGAAATCCTCAAGCGGCTAGACGGACCATCCCTCGGCGTTGCGACCTGTGTCTGCCGGCTCTGGTGCACCATCGCTCGAAGTGAATCGGTGTGGGAACAAGTGTGCTTCCGTCATGTAAAATCGCCGCTTCCGTCGTCAGTGAAAACGGTGGTAGCGGCCTTGGGAGGGTACAAGAGGCTGTACATGGTTAGCATTCGACCGGTGCTGAGTCGACTCGGGTACTCGGACCTGGTGAGGCGAGTTTGGACTCAGGATGAGGTTCAACTTTCACTTTCTCTGTTTTGTGTGGATTATTACGAGAGACTCACTGGGAGTGGAAGAATCGGCGGCGATGCGTCCGCATTGTCCCTCATGTTCCTGTGCAACACCGTGAACGTCTGA